The Pseudomonadota bacterium region GGTTCCACCGTCGAGGTAGCGATGGATGAGCTCGGCGTCGTGCGCTTTGGGCAGGGCTTCTTCCAGCGTGATGCTCTCCTCGCGCACGAGGTTGGCAAGCGCCTTGTCCATGCTGATCATGCCGAGGCGCCCCCCGGTGTCGATGACGTTGTAGAGCTGATGGGTCTTGCCCTCGCGGATGAGGTTGGCCACCGCGGGGGTGGTCACCAGCAGCTCGCGCGCCGCCACCCGTCCTTGCCCGTCGGCGCGTGGGATGAGGGTCTGGCAGATGACGCCCTTCAGCACGCCGCCCAGCTGCACGCGGATCTGCTGCTGCTGGTAGGGCGGGAAGACATCGACGATGCGATCGATGGTCTGGGTGGCGTCGGTGGTGTGCAGCGTTCCGAACACCAGGTGTCCGGTCTCGGCCGCGGTGAGCGCCAGCGAGATGGTCTCGAGATCGCGCAGTTCTCCCACGAGGATGACGTCTGGATCCTGGCGCAGCGCTGACCGCAGGGCGGCGGTGAACGTATGGGTCTGACGGCCGACCTCGCGCTGGGTGATCACCGAGTACATGGGCTCGTAGACGAACTCGACCGGATCTTCGATGGTGAGGATGTGATGCCGATAGCTCATGTTGATCTGCTGGATCATGGCGGCCAGGGTGGTTGACTTGCCGCTGCCGGTGGGCCCTGTCACCAGCACCAGGCCGCGCGGGAGATGGCAGAGCGCCGTCATCTCCTGTGAGAGACCGATCTCCTCGACGGTGGGAACGCGCGACCCGATGACGCGCAGGACCGCGCCGACCCCGTGGTTGTGCAGCAGCACGTTGATGCGGAAGCGGGCAAAGTTCGGGATGGCGTGTGAGCAGTCGAGCTCGAGGTGCTCTTCGAAGTGCTGCTTCTGCTCGTCATAGAGCAGGGCATACACCAGGTTCTTGGTGTCTGCAGCGGCGAGCGCGGGAAAGCTCTCGAGAGGGATGAGCTGCCCCGTGATGCGGGCCATCGGTGGCAGGCCGACCACGAGATGGATGTCGGAAGCGCCGAGATTCACCGCGTCACGCAGGATGGTGAAGATGTCCATGGATACGCCTCCCCTGAGGGGGCTTTAAACCCATCGGCAGACGCTTCCTGCGTGGCTGGCTCTACGAGGCTCGCTCAGGCGCCGCGTATCGGCAGGCGCACACCGCCAACGTTCCACGCCGCGCGCCACGCCAGGTGCTGCGGCCTCGAGAGCCGAGAGGTCGGCCCGGCCAATGCGCTGGAGATGATCGAGGAACGTCAGATAGGTGGGCTGGGGGCTGTCATCGCCGCTGCCGCGCCAGTGTCGCTCGAGTGTGCTGAAGCTGTGCACTGCTTGCGCTTCGAGGCCGCGCGCGGCCAGTGCGCGATGCAGAACCGCATATCGGTCGGCAGCCGCGCGGACGGGTTCGTTCGGCGCTCTCGCTTCGAGCACCGCCGTGAAGGCGTCAAGCGCTTCGGTGCCACGCAACGACGTGGCGTACAGCGCGCAGACGCCCATGAGCGCGTCGAGGTGCGCCGCGCGTTCGTCGGTGGGTGCGCCATCGACACGGGCCAGCGCGTTCACCGCGGTCTCGACATGGCCCACCAGGCGCATGACCGATGCAAACTCGGTGTAGGCCGCGCCTTCGAGCGCTGTTGCCTGACCGGCTGCCTTGCAGGCCTCATCGGCGCCACCTCTGGCGGTCCAGGCCTTCACGTCGGAAAGCTGCGCGGGCGTCATCTGATCGAGACGGGGGGCAAGCCAGTCGTACACACGGGTCATGGCGTGCCCGGTCTCCGCCGTGGAGCGGTCGTGCGCACCGCTTGCCTGCACCGCTTCATAGAGCTCGACGAGCAGCGCCGCGTGGGCGTGAGGATCGGCTGCCGCGTGGGGGCTGGCCAGGCGATCGACCGCACACTGCATGCCATAGGCGTCGAAACGCCCTCGTTGCAGAACCTCGCGGTGCGCCTCTGCCAGGGGGGCAAACGTCTGTATGCCTGCATCCAGGGTGTCGCGTCTGCAGGCCACCATCGGAATCCCTTCGAGCCCCAGGTAGAGGGTTCCCAGGTGAGGGTTTTCTGAGAGCAGGGTGTGGTACGCCTCGGCAGGACCGATGGCTTCGGGGTCTCTTCCTCCGCACATGAAGGTCGCGCCCTTCTCTCGGGCGGTTACGAGTCGGCGCGCCACGTCGGGCGCGCGCAGGCCGTCGGTGCTGGTCTGCGAATCGCGGAAGAGCGCGTTCACGCGCTCGCTCTCTGTCATGACAGCCGGACCGAGGGGACCGTTGAGAGCGGTTGTGGCTGCGGCCAGGGTGATGGCGGCCGAGGTCTGCCCGAGGTGCTTGTCGGGGCGAGGGGGGGAAACGTGGTGCAGGGTCACTGTGTCGTGTGCTGGCCCGCGGGGCACGAGCCCTTCTGCTTTGGGCTGCGAGGCGCGCTGGGGCGACCACGGCGGGCACGGGTTCGGGCTCCACCACGACGGGCCGTTCCTCCGGGGGGTGTTCGTACAGCTTTCTGAGCCGGGGCTTTTCGATGGTTTCGGTAGGTTGTACGCCGAGATTCCACAGATTCATTCGAGGTGTCATGTGAATATAGTAACACGT contains the following coding sequences:
- a CDS encoding type IV pilus twitching motility protein PilT, with the translated sequence MDIFTILRDAVNLGASDIHLVVGLPPMARITGQLIPLESFPALAAADTKNLVYALLYDEQKQHFEEHLELDCSHAIPNFARFRINVLLHNHGVGAVLRVIGSRVPTVEEIGLSQEMTALCHLPRGLVLVTGPTGSGKSTTLAAMIQQINMSYRHHILTIEDPVEFVYEPMYSVITQREVGRQTHTFTAALRSALRQDPDVILVGELRDLETISLALTAAETGHLVFGTLHTTDATQTIDRIVDVFPPYQQQQIRVQLGGVLKGVICQTLIPRADGQGRVAARELLVTTPAVANLIREGKTHQLYNVIDTGGRLGMISMDKALANLVREESITLEEALPKAHDAELIHRYLDGGTGARTSSSTSGWR